A genomic region of Micromonospora sp. NBC_01796 contains the following coding sequences:
- a CDS encoding sulfurtransferase TusA family protein, whose amino-acid sequence MTAAASSDPVEVLDCLGQRCPLPVIAAARRLPELPVGAVLRVLADDPAAAIDFPAWCRMRGQEFVAAGSVDDSPAYDLRRLH is encoded by the coding sequence GTGACCGCCGCCGCCTCTTCCGATCCCGTCGAGGTGCTGGACTGTCTCGGGCAGCGCTGCCCGCTGCCGGTGATCGCCGCCGCCCGCCGCCTGCCCGAGCTGCCGGTCGGTGCGGTCCTGCGGGTCCTCGCCGACGATCCGGCCGCCGCGATCGACTTTCCCGCCTGGTGCCGGATGCGCGGCCAGGAGTTCGTCGCCGCCGGTTCGGTCGACGACTCCCCCG
- a CDS encoding cysteine desulfurase family protein, whose product MNPVAPPESVTPVYFDTATAAPLHPVARQALLAALTDGWADPAKLYTQARRARQLLDAARAATAQILGVRPDELSFTASGTTAAHAAVLGGLAGRRRAGNTLVHSAIEHSAVLHAAGRHVAAGGSAVSVPVDRLGRIDPAAWSAAVTAPGVAFAALISASHEVGTLQPVTEAAEVCATAGVPLYVDAAQSLGRVALPEGWSVLSASAHKWGGPPGVGLLVVRKGTRWLSPYPEDEREAGRTPGVLNLPAIVAAAAALRAVTTDAVAEAARLSALVDRIRATVAATVPDVEVVGDPDHRLPHLVTFSCLYVDGEALLHALDRRGFAVSSGSSCTSSTLEPSHVLAAMGVLSHGNVRISLHRESTAAEVDRFLAELPTVVADLRAEAGVVGL is encoded by the coding sequence GTGAACCCCGTAGCGCCGCCGGAGAGCGTAACGCCGGTCTACTTCGACACGGCCACCGCCGCACCACTGCATCCGGTGGCCCGCCAGGCCCTGCTCGCCGCCCTCACCGACGGCTGGGCCGACCCGGCCAAGCTGTACACGCAGGCCCGCCGGGCACGCCAACTGCTCGACGCGGCGCGGGCCGCGACCGCACAGATCCTGGGGGTACGCCCGGACGAGCTCTCCTTCACCGCCAGCGGTACGACCGCGGCGCACGCCGCCGTGCTCGGCGGGTTGGCCGGGCGCCGCCGGGCGGGCAACACGCTGGTGCACTCGGCGATCGAACACTCCGCGGTCCTGCACGCGGCCGGGCGGCACGTGGCGGCCGGCGGTTCGGCTGTCTCCGTACCCGTGGACCGGCTGGGCCGGATCGACCCGGCGGCCTGGTCGGCGGCGGTGACCGCGCCCGGTGTGGCGTTCGCCGCACTGATCAGTGCCAGCCACGAGGTCGGTACGTTACAGCCCGTGACCGAGGCGGCCGAGGTCTGCGCCACCGCCGGGGTCCCGCTCTACGTCGACGCGGCCCAGTCGCTCGGCCGGGTTGCGCTGCCGGAGGGCTGGTCGGTCCTGTCGGCCAGCGCGCACAAGTGGGGCGGGCCGCCCGGCGTCGGGCTGCTGGTGGTCCGCAAGGGCACCCGCTGGCTGTCGCCCTATCCGGAGGACGAGCGGGAGGCCGGGCGTACGCCGGGGGTGTTGAACCTGCCGGCGATCGTGGCCGCGGCGGCGGCGCTGCGGGCGGTGACCACCGACGCGGTCGCGGAGGCGGCCCGGTTGTCGGCCCTGGTCGACCGGATCCGGGCGACCGTCGCCGCGACGGTCCCGGACGTCGAGGTGGTCGGCGACCCTGACCACCGGCTCCCGCACCTGGTCACCTTCTCCTGCCTGTACGTCGACGGCGAGGCGCTGCTGCACGCGCTGGACCGGCGCGGGTTCGCGGTCTCCTCCGGCTCGTCCTGCACCTCCTCGACGCTGGAACCGTCGCACGTGCTGGCGGCGATGGGAGTGTTGTCACACGGCAACGTACGGATCTCGCTGCACCGGGAGAGCACCGCCGCCGAGGTGGACCGGTTCCTGGCCGAACTGCCGACGGTCGTCGCCGACCTGCGGGCCGAGGCCGGGGTGGTGGGCCTGTGA
- the ctaC gene encoding aa3-type cytochrome oxidase subunit II — protein MVARGSDVRPTAGRRSQRRNAVRLAGLGVGGAALLTLLTGCDVGGAVSGFGWPQGGITPQSHRMYDLWIASAIAALAVGVFVWGLIFWCIIRYRKRGDSLPVQTRFNMPMEFLYTIAPVLIVAVLFYYTAIIQTDVDRTSKNPDVTVEVVAFKWNWQFNYRDGVGADANTVASTLGTTEVIPILVLPTDRSIRFEETSKDVIHSFWVPELLFKRDVFPGNVRNVFEVTRLTTEGAYVGRCAELCGTYHSMMNFELRVVSPTEYDQFLAAKKAGQSTQDALSAIGEDPLATTTEPFKTRRDQNNFNKTNATGVGS, from the coding sequence GTGGTCGCAAGGGGTTCAGATGTACGGCCCACGGCCGGAAGGCGCAGCCAACGGCGTAATGCCGTCCGGCTCGCCGGGCTCGGTGTCGGTGGCGCGGCGCTGCTGACCCTGCTCACCGGCTGTGACGTCGGCGGGGCGGTCAGCGGCTTCGGTTGGCCGCAGGGCGGAATCACTCCGCAGTCGCACCGGATGTACGACCTTTGGATCGCGTCCGCGATCGCCGCGCTCGCGGTCGGCGTATTCGTGTGGGGCCTGATCTTCTGGTGCATCATCCGTTACCGCAAGCGCGGTGACTCGCTGCCCGTACAGACCCGGTTCAACATGCCGATGGAGTTCCTTTACACCATCGCGCCGGTTCTCATCGTGGCGGTGCTCTTCTACTACACCGCGATCATCCAGACCGACGTCGACCGGACGTCGAAGAACCCGGATGTGACCGTCGAGGTAGTCGCGTTCAAGTGGAACTGGCAGTTCAATTACCGCGACGGTGTCGGAGCCGACGCCAACACGGTCGCCTCCACGCTCGGCACCACCGAGGTGATCCCGATCCTGGTGCTGCCGACCGACCGGTCGATCCGGTTCGAGGAGACCAGCAAGGACGTCATCCACTCGTTCTGGGTGCCCGAGCTGCTCTTCAAGCGGGACGTCTTCCCGGGCAACGTGCGCAACGTCTTCGAGGTCACCCGGTTGACCACCGAGGGCGCGTACGTCGGCCGCTGCGCCGAGCTCTGCGGCACGTACCACTCGATGATGAACTTCGAGCTGCGCGTGGTCTCGCCGACCGAGTACGACCAGTTCCTGGCGGCGAAGAAGGCCGGTCAGTCGACGCAGGACGCGCTGAGCGCGATCGGCGAGGACCCGCTGGCCACCACGACCGAGCCGTTCAAGACCCGGCGTGACCAGAACAACTTCAACAAGACCAACGCTACCGGCGTGGGAAGCTGA
- a CDS encoding cytochrome c oxidase subunit 4 yields MKSEWRLFGILAVFLFIVTFVYAGWTDGQMGHVDWIGSTALALSTLLLLMCGGFFWFVSRRIDPRPEDRPDAEIADGAGEIGFFSPGSYWPFGLAVSASIAGLGLVFWLWWLIGVGLLAVIFSACGLLFEYYSGTRRTAEH; encoded by the coding sequence ATGAAGTCTGAGTGGCGCCTCTTCGGCATCCTCGCGGTCTTTCTGTTCATCGTGACCTTCGTGTACGCGGGTTGGACCGATGGTCAGATGGGCCACGTCGACTGGATCGGCAGCACCGCCCTGGCGCTGTCCACCCTGCTCCTGTTGATGTGCGGTGGCTTCTTCTGGTTCGTCTCCCGGCGGATCGACCCTCGCCCGGAGGACCGGCCGGACGCGGAGATCGCGGACGGCGCCGGGGAGATCGGCTTCTTCAGCCCCGGCAGCTACTGGCCGTTCGGCCTGGCCGTCTCGGCCAGCATCGCCGGCCTCGGCCTGGTGTTCTGGCTCTGGTGGCTGATCGGCGTCGGCCTGCTCGCGGTCATCTTCTCCGCCTGCGGCCTGCTCTTCGAGTACTACTCCGGCACCCGGCGCACCGCCGAGCACTGA
- the trpD gene encoding anthranilate phosphoribosyltransferase → MGERTWSNLLAALLRAEELSTADTAWAMGEIMSGSATPVQIAGFAMALRAKGETTAELAGLVEAMLTSAVPVDLPDEIRAGAVDVVGTGGDRAHTVNISTMTAMVVAGAGVRVVKHGNRAASSSCGAADLLEFLGIPLDLSPAGVARCVTEVGIGFCFAARFHPGFRHASVPRRELGVPTAFNFLGPLTNPGRPTAAAVGCFDLRMAPVMAGVFAGRGDSVLVMRGEDGLDEFSTAAPTRVWVAADGRVTETVLDSTDLGLPRSAPGDLRGGDATFNADAARRLLAGEHGPVRDAVLVNTAAALAAAGGLGGDLMTSLREGLRVAEESIDSGAAARTLDRWIEVATAAKASEEA, encoded by the coding sequence GTGGGCGAACGGACCTGGTCGAACCTGCTCGCCGCGCTGCTGCGCGCCGAGGAACTGTCCACCGCCGACACGGCCTGGGCGATGGGCGAGATCATGTCCGGGTCGGCCACCCCGGTCCAGATCGCCGGGTTCGCGATGGCGCTGCGGGCCAAGGGTGAGACCACCGCCGAGCTGGCCGGTCTGGTTGAGGCGATGCTCACCAGCGCGGTGCCGGTGGACCTGCCGGACGAGATCCGGGCCGGCGCGGTCGACGTGGTCGGCACCGGCGGCGACCGGGCGCACACGGTCAACATCTCGACCATGACCGCGATGGTGGTGGCCGGGGCCGGCGTACGCGTGGTCAAGCACGGCAACCGGGCCGCCTCCTCCTCGTGCGGTGCCGCCGACCTGCTCGAATTCCTCGGCATCCCGCTCGACCTCAGCCCGGCCGGGGTGGCACGCTGCGTCACCGAGGTCGGGATCGGCTTCTGTTTCGCCGCCCGGTTCCACCCCGGCTTTCGACACGCCTCGGTTCCGCGCCGTGAACTCGGCGTGCCGACCGCCTTCAACTTCCTCGGTCCGCTGACCAACCCGGGCCGCCCCACCGCCGCCGCGGTCGGCTGCTTCGACCTGCGGATGGCCCCGGTGATGGCCGGCGTGTTCGCCGGCCGTGGCGACTCGGTGCTGGTCATGCGCGGTGAGGATGGGCTGGACGAGTTCAGCACCGCCGCGCCGACCCGGGTGTGGGTCGCCGCCGACGGCCGGGTGACCGAGACCGTGCTCGACTCGACCGACCTCGGGCTGCCCCGCTCCGCCCCGGGTGACCTGCGGGGCGGGGACGCGACCTTCAACGCCGACGCGGCCCGCCGGCTGCTCGCCGGTGAGCACGGCCCGGTCCGGGACGCGGTGCTGGTCAACACGGCAGCGGCCCTGGCTGCCGCCGGTGGGCTGGGCGGCGACCTGATGACGTCGTTGCGCGAGGGGCTGCGGGTCGCCGAGGAGTCGATCGACTCCGGCGCCGCCGCCCGTACCCTCGACCGTTGGATCGAGGTCGCCACGGCCGCCAAGGCGTCCGAGGAAGCCTGA
- the ctaE gene encoding aa3-type cytochrome oxidase subunit III yields MTAAPAIDKSRIHSLTRPNMVSVGTIVWLSSELMFFAALFAMYFSIRAAAPDQWEKHTEVLKVPYATTFTVILVLSSVTCQLGVFAAERGDVHALRRWFTLTFVMGLIFVLGQLNEYRSLVHEGVKINADGYGSMFYLTTGFHGLHVTGGLIAFIIFMMRTTMGRFTPAQATSAIVVSYYWHFVDVVWIALYGMIYWLQ; encoded by the coding sequence GTGACAGCGGCCCCAGCCATTGACAAGAGCCGGATCCACTCTCTGACGCGTCCGAACATGGTCAGCGTCGGGACGATCGTGTGGCTCTCCAGCGAACTGATGTTCTTCGCGGCGCTCTTCGCGATGTACTTCTCGATCCGTGCGGCTGCGCCGGATCAGTGGGAGAAGCACACCGAGGTGCTCAAGGTCCCGTACGCGACGACGTTCACGGTGATCCTGGTGTTGTCCTCGGTCACCTGCCAGCTCGGCGTCTTCGCCGCGGAGCGGGGTGACGTGCACGCGCTGCGGCGCTGGTTCACGCTCACCTTCGTGATGGGCCTGATCTTCGTGCTTGGTCAGCTCAACGAGTACCGCAGCCTGGTACACGAGGGCGTCAAGATCAACGCAGACGGCTACGGATCGATGTTCTATCTGACCACCGGCTTCCACGGCCTGCACGTCACCGGTGGTCTGATCGCGTTCATCATCTTCATGATGCGCACCACCATGGGTCGGTTCACCCCGGCTCAGGCCACCTCGGCGATCGTCGTGTCGTACTACTGGCACTTCGTCGACGTTGTGTGGATTGCGCTGTACGGCATGATCTACTGGCTTCAGTGA